From Miscanthus floridulus cultivar M001 chromosome 15, ASM1932011v1, whole genome shotgun sequence, the proteins below share one genomic window:
- the LOC136509636 gene encoding heparanase-like protein 1 produces the protein MRLWSLFLLPLLCLPAQVLSEDYSDVTVIVRGSETIASTSDEFVCATIDWWPPEKCNYDQCPWGRASVLNLDLTNSLLAKAIQAFSPLRIRVGGSLQDQVLYGTPNLGSSCDPFTKVSSGLFGFSQGCITLERWDDINDLFLNTGAVVTFGLNALQGRQQTRKGVWGGPWNSSNAREFIEYTVSKNYPIDSWEFGNELSGSGIGASVSAEQYGKDLVELQTIINELYGDSSKPLVVAPGGFYDQKWFAQLLDVSGPNVLNAMTHHIYNLGAGNDPQVPNRILNPQYLSRTSDTFRSLQLTIQRHGPWSAPWVGESGGAYNSGSRLVSNTFLNSFWYLDQLGQSAKYDTKVYCRQTLIGGNYGLLDTDTFVPNPDYYSALLWHRLMGTRVLSIDISGSSYLRAYVHCAKQKGGVALLLLNLHRTMGFMVSVRNDLNVNLAEGRGIRRDNAFVHGLKRTVSWVGSKASDGFSKREEYHLSAKDGNPFARTMLLNGVPLELTEDGDIPPLYPVEVSVNSPIYVAPLTIAFVVFPDFEAEACGR, from the exons ATGAGGTTATGGTCTCTCTTTCTCTTGCCTCTGCTCTGTCTGCCTGCGCAGGTTCTATCAGAGGATTACTCGGATGTAACTGTCATCGTTCGAGGCTCTGAGACGATTGCTTCGACCAGTGATGAGTTTGTTTGCGCCACCATTGATTGGTGGCCTCCAGAGAAGTGTAACTACGACCAGTGTCCATGGGGAAGGGCTTCTGTCTTAAATTTG GACTTGACTAATTCTTTGTTGGCTAAAGCTATCCAAG CCTTTAGTCCACTACGAATCAGAGTTGGAGGCTCTTTACAAGATCAAGTGTTATATGGCACACCAAATTTAGGATCGTCATGCGACCCATTTACAAAGGTTTCAAGTGGCCTTTTTGGGTTTTCTCAAGGATGCATAACCTTGGAAAGATGGGATGATATTAATGATCTGTTCCTGAATACTGG TGCAGTTGTTACATTTGGTCTCAACGCGCTTCAAGGACGACAACAGACAAGAAAAGGTGTTTGGGGTGGTCCCTGGAATTCTAGCAATGCTCGAGAATTCATTGAATACACTGTTTCAAAGAACTATCCTATAGATTCATGGGAATTTG GTAATGAACTGAGTGGAAGTGGAATTGGTGCGAGTGTGTCAGCTGAACAATATGGAAAAGACCTAGTTGAACTTCAAACCATCATCAACGAGTTATACGGAGATTCCAGCAAACCACTGGTTGTAGCCCCAGGAGGATTTTATGACCAAAAATGGTTTGCTCAGCTTCTCGATGTCTCCGGGCCAAATGTTCTCAATGCAATGACTCATCATATTTACAATCTTGGTGCTG GTAATGATCCACAAGTTCCAAACAGAATTTTGAACCCACAGTATCTGAGCCGGACCTCCGATACATTCAGAAGTCTCCAACTCACCATACAACGCCATGGACCGTGGTCTGCTCCATGGGTTGGCGAATCTGGTGGTGCATATAATAGTGGCAGCCGACTCGTGTCCAATACTTTTCTCAATAGCTTCTG GTATCTTGATCAGCTGGGTCAGTCAGCAAAGTATGACACCAAGGTTTATTGTAGACAGACGCTGATTGGTGGCAATTACGGTCTTCTTGACACCGACACTTTTGTACCAAACCCAGATTACTACAG TGCCTTGCTGTGGCATCGGCTCATGGGGACGCGTGTTCTTTCCATAGACATCAGTGGTTCTTCGTACTTGCGTGCCTATGTGCATTGCGCAAAGCAAAAG GGTGGTGTTGCTCTTCTCTTGCTGAACCTGCACCGAACCATGGGCTTCATGGTTTCAGTCAGGAACGACCTAAATGTCAATCTCGCAGAAGGGCGAGGGATCAGAAGGGACAATGCCTTTGTCCATGGCCTGAAAAGAACGGTTTCTTGGGTCGGGAGCAAAGCCTCCGATGGCTTTTCCAAGAGGGAGGAGTACCATCTCTCGGCGAAAGATGGGAACCCTTTTGCCCGGACCATGCTGCTGAATGGAGTTCCTCTTGAGCTCACTGAAGATGGTGACATCCCTCCATTGTATCCAGTGGAAGTTTCAGTTAACTCACCAATCTATGTTGCCCCTCTGACCATTGCGTTTGTCGTCTTCCCTGACTTTGAGGCTGAAGCTTGTGGCCGATGA
- the LOC136509637 gene encoding probable galacturonosyltransferase 13, producing the protein MQIRLSPSMRSITISTSHGLLDLMRLKVAARHFSYRTVFHTVLILAFLLPFVFILTAVMTLEGFNKCSSLDCLGRRLGPRLLGRGNDGSMRLVRDLYVMLDEVHSEEAPLDLKVPETFDGFIWDMKNNDYDLRSFAFKLKATMESMDKELRSSRLSEQLNKHYAAIAIPKGLYCLSLRLTDEYSSNALARKQLPPPELVPCLSDNSYYHFVLASDNILAASVVVRSTVRSSLKPERIVFHVITDKKTYPAMHSWFALNSLSPAIVEVKGVHQFDWLTKENVPVLEAIETQRTARDRYHGSHRPRTSASDSSRVFAAKLQAGSPTYTNVLNHIRIYLPELFPSLNKVVFLDDDVVVQHDLSPLWDIDLAGKVNGAVETCRGGDSWVMSKRFRNYFNFSHPLIAKNFDPSECAWAYGMNIFDLNAWRKTTIKDKYHHWIKENLKSNFTLWRLGTLPPGLIAFKGHVHPIDPSWHLLGLGYQEKTDISSVEQAAVIHYNGQSKPWLEIGFKHLQPFWTKYVNYSNEFIRNCHIMEPQL; encoded by the exons ATGCAGATCCGGCTGTCGCCGAGCATGAGGAGCATCACCATCTCCACTAGCCATGGCCTGCTAGACTTGATGAGGCTCAAGGTCGCCGCGCGACACTTCTCCTACCGCACCGTCTTCCACACCGTCCTCATCCTCGCCTTCCTCCTGCCCTTCGTCTTCATACTCACCGCTGTCATGACGCTCGAGGGCTTCAACAAGTGCTCCTCACTAG ATTGTCTGGGAAGACGTTTAGGTCCGCGCCTTCTTGGTAGGGGAAATGATGGTTCCATG AGGCTTGTGAGGGATTTGTATGTGATGCTTGATGAAGTACATTCTGAGGAAGCACCTCTTGATTTGAAGGTTCCAGAAACTTTTGATGGATTTATCTGGGACATGAAGAATAATGATTATGATTTAAGGTCATTTGCTTTTAAGCTGAAGGCTACG ATGGAGAGCATGGATAAGGAATTGAGGTCATCAAGGTTATCGGAGCAGTTGAACAAGCACTATGCTGCAATTGCTATTCCTAAAGGCCTTTATTGCCTTTCATTACGTTTAACTGATGAATACTCCTCAAATGCCCTTGCAAGGAAACAACTACCACCCCCAGAGTTGGTGCCTTGTCTTTCGGACAACTCCTATTACCATTTTGTTTTAGCATCAGATAACATCCTTGCAGCCTCAGTTGTCGTCAGATCAACTGTTAGATCATCACTGAAACCTGAGAGGATAGTTTTCCATGTTATTACTGACAAAAAGACCTATCCTGCCATGCATTCATGGTTTGCTTTAAATTCTCTCAGTCCTGCTATTGTTGAGGTGAAAGGTGTTCACCAATTTGATTGGTTAACAAAAGAAAATGTTCCTGTACTTGAAGCTATAGAAACTCAGCGCACTGCCAGAGATCGTTACCACGGAAGTCACCGTCCAAGAACCAGTGCTAGTGATAGCTCAAGGGTTTTTGCAGCCAAGCTGCAGGCAGGAAGTCCAACATATACTAATGTTCTCAATCATATTCGAATATACTTGCCTGAG TTGTTCCCAAGCCTCAACAAGGTCGTATTCCTTGATGATGATGTCGTTGTCCAGCATGACCTATCACCACTTTGGGATATCGATCTAGCTGGGAAGGTTAATGGTGCTGTTGAGACTTGCAGAGGTGGAGACAGTTGGGTGATGTCTAAGAGGTTCAGGAATTATTTCAACTTTTCTCATCCCCTCATTGCAAAAAACTTCGACCCTTCAGAGTGTGCTTGGGCATATGGTATGAATATTTTTGACCTGAATGCATGGAGGAAGACAACAATCAAAGATAAATACCATCATTGGATCAAGGAG AACCTGAAGTCAAACTTCACACTTTGGAGGCTTGGAACATTACCACCAGGCCTTATAGCATTTAAAGGCCATGTTCACCCAATTGATCCATCATGGCATCTGTTAGGCTTGGGTTATCAGGAAAAGACAGATATCAGTAGTGTTGAACAAGCAGCAGTTATACATTATAACGGGCAAAGTAAACCGTGGCTGGAGATTGGTTTTAAACATCTTCAGCCATTTTGGACAAAATATGTGAACTACTCAAATGAATTCATAAGAAACTGTCATATAATGGAGCCTCAGTTGTAG